Proteins co-encoded in one Streptomyces roseochromogenus subsp. oscitans DS 12.976 genomic window:
- the narJ gene encoding nitrate reductase molybdenum cofactor assembly chaperone, whose product MSQVHRVVHQAAALLLGYPDEDWPERRARVTEALASLPAPETRPLLAFCRATADVSLLELGARYVTTFDRSRRRTLHLTHYTDGDTRRRGATLAALKARYRRHGWEPADGELPDHLPALLEFAARCPAPGRALLREHSGALDLLARGLAAHHSPYLDVVRAVRATLPATPPASLPAPDRPAPVPYPLPHAPGDEGVRR is encoded by the coding sequence GTGAGCCAGGTGCACCGGGTGGTCCACCAGGCCGCCGCTCTGCTCCTCGGCTACCCCGACGAGGACTGGCCGGAGCGCCGGGCCCGGGTGACCGAGGCGCTGGCGTCCCTGCCGGCTCCCGAGACGCGGCCCCTGCTGGCCTTCTGCCGGGCCACGGCCGACGTCTCGCTGCTGGAGCTCGGGGCACGCTATGTCACCACCTTCGACCGCAGCCGCCGCCGTACCCTGCACCTGACGCACTACACCGACGGCGACACCCGTCGCCGGGGCGCCACCCTCGCCGCGCTCAAGGCCCGCTACCGGCGGCACGGCTGGGAGCCGGCCGACGGCGAACTGCCCGACCACCTGCCCGCGCTGCTGGAGTTCGCGGCGCGCTGCCCCGCACCGGGCCGGGCCCTGCTGCGGGAGCACAGCGGCGCCCTCGACCTGCTCGCCCGCGGCCTGGCCGCACACCACAGCCCCTACCTGGACGTGGTCCGCGCCGTCCGGGCCACCCTGCCGGCCACACCACCGGCCTCCCTCCCCGCACCAGACCGCCCGGCGCCCGTGCCGTACCCGCTGCCGCACGCCCCGGGCGACGAAGGAGTCCGCCGCTGA
- a CDS encoding histidine decarboxylase, which translates to MTQTGRTAGMHRSSVPYGPDHMPWSQILMSEGLADGFPAPISDPVFDPCTVYPPEEELPDQKYQLLPSGLTKEQRRKALDDLDEYLTRKREHMLGYQVNQDMDGYKADLSRFMEHHVNNVGDPFRSGGYKPNTKVVERAVLDYYAALWNAKWPHNPHDPESYWGYMLSMGSTEGNMYALWNARDYLSGRALIVNPTRPADGMLYVQGQVTAETFAAEEEKEEAERKRRNALRPVVFYSEDTHYSFTKAVRVLGFQTFHEMAMSEPRYTNANPLGGPWPMEVPSLSGTESSADGPGEIDIDKLATLVEFFAKNGHPIMVSLNLGSTFKGAHDNVGAVCERLLPIFEQHHLVEREIEYEKGKKDIRRGFWIHVDGALGAAYAPFLRMAEDNPSYAHVPEVKMTEFDFGLRLPRVGVPEEPPVDMISSIAMSGHKWPGAPWPCGIYMTKVKYQLKPPASPQYIGAPDTTFAGSRNGFSPVILWDYLAKHSYDQQISGILRAQRLACYLEQQLKRVSNTIGVDLWVARTPGTLTVRFRKPNPELVAKWSLSSQQVVMNPQEKKPQKIRRRDYAHVFVMASTTEEKIDALIKDLHRADAFPEPVILPITEPVPELLDEAVPLALVPEAGRGFE; encoded by the coding sequence ATGACGCAGACAGGGCGCACGGCTGGAATGCACCGCTCCAGCGTTCCCTACGGTCCGGACCACATGCCCTGGTCGCAGATCCTGATGTCAGAGGGGCTGGCGGACGGATTCCCGGCTCCGATCAGCGACCCGGTGTTCGACCCGTGCACCGTCTATCCGCCGGAGGAGGAACTGCCCGACCAGAAGTACCAGCTCCTGCCGTCCGGACTGACCAAGGAACAGCGGCGCAAGGCGCTGGACGACCTGGACGAGTATCTGACCCGCAAGCGGGAGCACATGCTCGGCTACCAGGTCAACCAGGACATGGACGGTTACAAGGCGGACCTGTCCCGGTTCATGGAGCACCACGTCAACAACGTCGGCGACCCCTTCCGCTCGGGTGGCTACAAGCCGAACACCAAGGTCGTCGAGCGCGCCGTGCTGGACTACTACGCGGCGCTGTGGAACGCCAAGTGGCCGCACAATCCCCACGACCCGGAGTCCTACTGGGGCTACATGCTCTCCATGGGGTCCACCGAGGGCAACATGTACGCCCTCTGGAACGCGCGCGACTACCTGTCGGGCAGGGCACTGATCGTCAACCCCACCCGTCCGGCCGACGGCATGCTGTACGTACAGGGCCAGGTCACGGCCGAGACCTTCGCGGCGGAGGAGGAGAAAGAAGAGGCGGAACGCAAGCGGCGTAACGCTCTGCGGCCGGTGGTCTTCTACTCGGAGGACACCCACTACTCCTTCACCAAAGCCGTCCGTGTGCTGGGCTTCCAGACCTTCCACGAGATGGCGATGAGCGAGCCCCGGTACACGAACGCCAATCCGCTCGGCGGGCCATGGCCGATGGAAGTTCCCTCGCTGTCCGGCACCGAGTCCTCTGCCGACGGCCCCGGGGAGATCGACATCGACAAGCTGGCCACCCTGGTCGAGTTCTTCGCCAAGAACGGCCACCCCATCATGGTCAGCCTCAACCTCGGCAGCACCTTCAAGGGTGCGCACGACAACGTCGGCGCGGTGTGCGAAAGACTTCTCCCGATCTTCGAGCAACACCACCTGGTCGAGCGCGAGATCGAGTACGAGAAGGGCAAGAAGGATATTCGGCGCGGTTTCTGGATCCATGTCGACGGTGCGCTCGGCGCCGCTTATGCGCCCTTCCTGCGCATGGCGGAGGACAACCCGAGCTATGCGCATGTGCCGGAAGTGAAGATGACCGAGTTCGACTTCGGGCTCCGGCTGCCGCGCGTGGGCGTTCCCGAGGAACCGCCCGTGGACATGATCAGTTCGATCGCGATGAGCGGGCACAAGTGGCCCGGGGCGCCGTGGCCGTGCGGCATCTATATGACCAAGGTCAAGTACCAGCTCAAGCCGCCCGCCTCGCCTCAGTACATCGGCGCGCCGGACACGACGTTCGCGGGCTCGCGCAACGGCTTCTCGCCGGTGATCCTGTGGGACTACCTGGCCAAGCACTCCTACGACCAGCAGATCTCGGGAATCCTGCGGGCGCAGCGGCTCGCCTGCTATCTGGAGCAGCAGCTCAAGCGCGTGTCCAACACCATCGGCGTCGATCTCTGGGTGGCACGGACTCCGGGGACCCTCACGGTCCGCTTCCGCAAGCCCAACCCCGAACTGGTCGCCAAGTGGTCGCTGTCCTCGCAGCAAGTGGTCATGAATCCGCAGGAGAAGAAGCCGCAGAAGATCCGGCGGCGTGACTATGCGCACGTGTTCGTCATGGCGTCGACGACCGAGGAGAAGATCGACGCGCTGATCAAGGATCTGCACCGGGCGGACGCGTTCCCGGAGCCGGTCATTCTGCCGATCACCGAGCCCGTCCCCGAACTGCTCGATGAGGCAGTGCCGTTGGCTCTCGTGCCGGAGGCCGGCCGAGGGTTCGAGTGA
- the narI gene encoding respiratory nitrate reductase subunit gamma, giving the protein MTQTHLQIALWGVLPYLALAVLVAGTAWRYRYDRFGFTTRSSQLHESRLLRIGAPLFHYALFLVIGGHVTGLLVPESLTRRLRISEAQYHAVALTVGGAAGLAAALGLGLLLYRRLRVPPVRRASSRSDRLTLPLLALVLLAGLTATASSVTTPHKYYDYRLGVAVWFRSLFTLDPDVGAMAHAPLVYRLHALLALALFALWPFSRLVHAFTVPLGYVVRPYVVYRSRGGAGAHGAVMDR; this is encoded by the coding sequence ATGACGCAGACGCATCTGCAGATCGCGCTGTGGGGCGTCCTGCCCTACCTCGCTCTGGCCGTGCTGGTCGCCGGCACCGCCTGGCGCTACCGCTACGACCGCTTCGGTTTCACCACTCGCTCCAGCCAGCTGCACGAGTCCCGGCTGCTGCGGATCGGCGCACCGCTCTTCCACTACGCCCTGTTCCTCGTCATCGGCGGCCATGTGACGGGCCTGCTGGTCCCGGAGTCGCTGACCCGGCGGCTGCGGATCAGCGAGGCCCAGTACCACGCGGTCGCCCTGACCGTGGGCGGGGCGGCGGGCCTGGCGGCGGCCCTGGGCCTCGGCCTCCTGCTGTACCGACGGCTGCGGGTGCCCCCCGTACGCCGGGCGAGCAGCCGTAGCGACCGTCTGACCCTGCCACTGCTGGCGCTCGTGCTGCTCGCCGGCCTGACCGCCACCGCCTCCTCGGTGACCACCCCCCATAAGTACTACGACTACCGGCTCGGGGTGGCTGTGTGGTTCCGCAGCCTGTTCACTCTCGACCCGGACGTCGGCGCGATGGCCCACGCGCCGCTCGTCTACCGGCTGCACGCCCTGCTCGCCCTGGCCCTGTTCGCCCTGTGGCCGTTCAGCCGCCTGGTGCACGCGTTCACCGTCCCGCTCGGTTACGTCGTCCGCCCGTACGTCGTCTACCGATCGCGGGGCGGCGCCGGTGCCCATGGCGCGGTCATGGACAGGTGA
- a CDS encoding PLP-dependent aminotransferase family protein — translation MSEEREMPAAASELPGRGSDFLQLAVGDLPAGGKARWLAGRLRQAIADGRLAVGSRLPPTRVLAAELRVSRGVITEAYRRLAEDGHLEGRGRGGTVVVAAPFASPQAGARGGGRASGEALREAARAAQGRRAQGGSGAPRTTLWRTVSPDASYSRTSGTLLSDPPSPLPPPSRGRPSPFSRTPGADVFDALRDAPATVDFTPGRPDLATFPRTAWLRAERAVLAELSAEHLGYGDPRGAPALRRAVADWLARMRGVRVEPDEVLIVAGTAQALTLLHQVLRADAVDAVAVEDPGSLGGRQHLRNGGLATPPVPVDEEGVRVDALRATGAGAVLLTPAHQFPTGVVTSGERRRELLGWARDGGLILEDDYDAEHRYDRPPVPALRALLSDRVCYMGSVSKLLAPALRIGWLVAPPRYRADLVDAKRFNDLGNAVLPQLVLARLMESGGLERQLRLLRRRHRDRRDAMIAALAEQLPGGTVHGAAAGLHLTVTYDADVPDTAFAAAALARGVKCQPLSWHRQLPGAPGLVLGYAASAPGAIAEGVALLGDTLRELT, via the coding sequence ATGAGCGAGGAGCGAGAGATGCCGGCCGCCGCGAGCGAACTCCCCGGCCGCGGCTCGGACTTCCTGCAGCTGGCGGTCGGCGACCTGCCCGCGGGCGGGAAGGCGCGGTGGCTGGCCGGCCGGCTGCGGCAGGCCATAGCGGACGGCCGCCTGGCGGTGGGCAGCAGACTCCCGCCCACCCGGGTGCTGGCCGCCGAACTGCGCGTCTCCCGTGGGGTGATCACCGAGGCCTACCGCCGGCTCGCCGAGGACGGCCATCTGGAGGGGCGCGGCCGCGGGGGCACGGTGGTGGTGGCGGCACCGTTCGCTTCCCCGCAAGCCGGGGCTCGGGGCGGGGGCCGGGCGAGCGGCGAGGCGCTGAGAGAAGCCGCGCGTGCCGCGCAGGGCAGGCGCGCGCAGGGCGGGTCTGGGGCGCCCCGCACCACTCTGTGGAGAACCGTGTCGCCGGACGCGTCGTACTCGCGTACCTCCGGCACCCTGCTCTCCGACCCTCCGAGCCCGCTGCCCCCGCCCTCACGCGGTCGCCCGTCCCCCTTCTCCCGCACCCCCGGTGCCGATGTCTTCGACGCGTTGCGCGACGCCCCGGCCACTGTCGACTTCACTCCCGGACGGCCGGACCTCGCCACCTTCCCGCGCACCGCCTGGCTGCGGGCCGAGCGTGCCGTGCTCGCCGAGCTGTCCGCCGAGCACCTCGGCTACGGCGACCCCCGTGGCGCTCCCGCGCTGCGGCGGGCCGTGGCCGACTGGCTGGCGCGGATGCGGGGGGTGCGGGTGGAACCGGACGAGGTGCTGATCGTCGCGGGCACCGCCCAGGCGCTCACGCTGCTGCACCAGGTGCTGCGGGCGGATGCCGTCGACGCCGTGGCGGTGGAGGACCCGGGCTCGCTCGGGGGCCGCCAGCATCTGCGGAACGGCGGCCTCGCCACCCCGCCGGTGCCGGTCGACGAGGAGGGGGTGCGGGTGGACGCGTTGCGGGCGACCGGAGCCGGCGCGGTGCTGCTCACCCCGGCCCACCAGTTCCCGACCGGTGTGGTGACGAGCGGTGAGCGCCGGCGTGAGCTGCTGGGCTGGGCGCGCGACGGCGGGCTGATCCTGGAGGACGACTACGACGCGGAGCACCGCTACGACCGGCCCCCGGTCCCCGCGCTGCGGGCACTGCTGTCCGACCGGGTGTGCTACATGGGCAGCGTGTCGAAGCTGCTCGCCCCGGCCCTGCGCATCGGCTGGCTGGTGGCCCCGCCCCGCTATCGCGCGGACCTGGTCGACGCCAAGCGTTTCAATGACCTGGGCAACGCGGTGCTGCCGCAGCTGGTGCTCGCCCGGCTGATGGAGTCCGGTGGGCTGGAGCGTCAGCTACGGCTGTTGCGGCGCCGGCACCGCGACCGCCGTGACGCGATGATCGCCGCGCTCGCCGAGCAGTTGCCCGGCGGGACCGTGCACGGCGCCGCGGCGGGTCTGCATCTGACCGTCACCTACGACGCGGACGTGCCCGACACCGCCTTCGCGGCCGCCGCGCTGGCCCGGGGCGTGAAGTGCCAACCGCTGTCCTGGCACCGGCAGTTGCCCGGCGCGCCCGGCCTTGTCCTCGGCTATGCGGCCAGCGCGCCGGGAGCCATCGCCGAGGGGGTGGCCCTGCTCGGCGACACCCTGCGCGAACTGACCTGA
- a CDS encoding alpha/beta hydrolase: protein MRTATAAALCLAGTLTLGAAPAATPAADPLARYQYQHLHWKSCRLGPDDTTGKELEQAGAQCADVTVPLDYTRPDGRTITVAVSRIRAADTAHRVGALLLNSGGPGGQTIGDPPWVRKAMKDVGARYDVVGVDPRFVGRSTPLDCRWPSGSMFRGAGGGRAGFDRMVAFSADLARRCRTHAGDLVPYATTRNTARDMDVIRAALGEHRISYLGYSYGSYLGQVYATMFPDRTGRVILDGVVDPARYGPRLLRGTEEANRDALRDWAGWAAAHDAAYGLGRTRSAVLATVNAVQSAASRNPLRLGGHRVDEHILPVVVFNGLSQDNPTAYGDLALAVRDLRRAAEGRAVSPSPWLAGTLDFLLTGHDSAYGSAQTSILCGDVAAPRDPESYWRDLRRAGSRDTLFAPVSNDINACAFWDPPRERPTTIRGDLPALLVNATGDPRTTYRSAGTVHRNWPSSRLVTLRGADQHAVYGVFGSSCVDATVNIYLATGHLPAKDVTCSRPIT from the coding sequence GTGCGGACAGCCACAGCGGCCGCCCTGTGTCTCGCGGGCACCCTCACCCTGGGCGCCGCCCCCGCCGCCACTCCCGCCGCCGATCCCCTCGCCCGCTACCAGTACCAGCACCTCCACTGGAAGAGCTGCCGGCTCGGCCCCGACGACACCACGGGCAAGGAACTGGAGCAGGCCGGAGCCCAATGCGCCGACGTCACTGTGCCGTTGGACTACACGCGCCCCGACGGCCGTACCATCACCGTCGCGGTCTCCCGGATCCGGGCCGCCGACACCGCCCACCGCGTCGGCGCGCTGCTGCTCAACAGCGGCGGGCCCGGCGGGCAGACGATCGGCGATCCGCCCTGGGTACGCAAGGCGATGAAGGACGTCGGCGCGCGCTACGACGTGGTCGGCGTGGATCCGCGCTTCGTCGGCCGGAGCACCCCGCTGGACTGCCGGTGGCCCTCCGGCAGCATGTTCCGCGGGGCGGGCGGCGGCCGCGCCGGCTTCGACCGCATGGTGGCCTTCTCCGCGGACCTCGCCCGCCGGTGCCGTACGCACGCGGGCGACCTGGTGCCGTACGCCACCACCCGGAACACCGCCCGCGACATGGACGTGATCCGCGCCGCCCTGGGCGAACACCGGATCTCCTATCTCGGTTACTCGTACGGCAGTTACCTCGGGCAGGTGTACGCGACGATGTTCCCGGACCGCACCGGCCGGGTGATCCTGGACGGCGTGGTGGATCCCGCCCGCTATGGTCCGAGGCTGCTGCGGGGCACGGAGGAGGCCAACCGGGACGCCCTGCGGGACTGGGCGGGCTGGGCCGCCGCACACGATGCGGCCTACGGTCTCGGGCGGACCCGGAGCGCGGTGCTGGCGACCGTGAACGCCGTTCAGTCGGCCGCCTCGCGCAACCCCCTGCGGCTCGGCGGCCACCGCGTGGACGAGCACATCCTGCCCGTCGTCGTCTTCAACGGCCTCTCCCAGGACAACCCCACGGCCTACGGCGATCTCGCCCTGGCCGTGCGGGACCTGCGCCGGGCCGCGGAGGGCCGGGCCGTCTCCCCGTCCCCCTGGCTGGCCGGCACGCTGGACTTCCTGCTGACCGGGCACGACTCCGCCTACGGCAGCGCTCAGACGTCGATCCTGTGTGGCGACGTGGCCGCCCCGCGCGACCCGGAGAGCTACTGGCGCGATCTGCGGCGTGCCGGGTCGCGGGACACGCTGTTCGCTCCCGTCTCGAACGACATCAACGCATGCGCGTTCTGGGACCCGCCGCGCGAACGCCCCACGACGATCCGCGGCGACCTGCCGGCTCTGCTCGTGAACGCCACCGGCGACCCGCGCACCACCTACCGGAGCGCCGGGACGGTCCACCGCAACTGGCCCAGCTCCCGCCTGGTGACCCTGCGCGGCGCGGACCAGCACGCGGTGTACGGCGTCTTCGGCAGCTCCTGCGTGGACGCCACGGTCAACATCTATCTCGCGACCGGGCACCTTCCGGCCAAGGACGTGACCTGCTCCCGGCCGATCACCTGA
- a CDS encoding FtsW/RodA/SpoVE family cell cycle protein, whose amino-acid sequence MTGRRRPAGPAVRPARQAGRPRQLSDRTRELVLLLGALVICGYGYAETALALTGKLPSDMVVTCLAAAVLPLVCHVVVRRFAPHADPLILPLATLLSGLGLVLIHRLDIAYGTHFHHSAPAASGQLMWCGIAVVVFVAAMVLLKDHRRLQRYPYVTITVGLVLLMAPAFYPGDVYGAKRWIFIGPLSFQPGEFVKIVIVVFFAGYLTLRRDALALAGRRFLGMYLPRGRQLGPVAAVWILSLLVLIFERDLGTSLIFFGLFVIMLYVATERTSWVVFGVVMFAIGAFVVGSFEPHVHGRVVAWLHPMDIFLPPDKRPPGLISDQAAQALFSFGSGGILGSGLGEGHPELIGFAGRSDFILTTVGEELGLTGVTVVILLYALLAERGLRTALTVTDPFGKLLAGGLASALVLQVFVVVGGVTGLIPLTGKALPFLAQGGSSMVANWLLVAVLIKVSDTARRPPPAPATDVSAAETQFVRP is encoded by the coding sequence ATGACTGGTCGGCGTCGACCGGCTGGACCGGCAGTACGGCCGGCGAGACAGGCGGGGCGGCCGAGGCAGCTGAGCGACCGGACACGGGAGCTGGTCCTGCTGCTCGGCGCCCTCGTCATATGCGGGTACGGCTACGCAGAGACGGCCCTCGCGCTCACCGGGAAGCTGCCGTCCGACATGGTGGTGACGTGCCTGGCGGCGGCCGTACTGCCCCTGGTGTGTCATGTCGTCGTACGTCGGTTCGCCCCGCACGCCGATCCGCTGATCCTGCCCCTGGCCACCCTGCTCAGCGGCCTGGGGCTCGTGCTCATCCACCGGCTCGACATCGCCTACGGGACGCATTTCCACCACTCGGCGCCCGCGGCGTCGGGGCAGCTGATGTGGTGCGGCATCGCGGTGGTGGTGTTCGTCGCGGCGATGGTGCTGCTCAAGGACCACCGCAGGCTGCAGCGCTACCCGTATGTCACCATCACCGTGGGACTGGTCCTGCTGATGGCGCCGGCCTTCTATCCCGGCGACGTCTACGGCGCCAAGCGGTGGATCTTCATCGGCCCGCTGTCCTTCCAGCCGGGCGAGTTCGTGAAGATCGTCATCGTGGTCTTCTTCGCGGGCTATCTGACGCTCCGCAGGGACGCCCTCGCGCTCGCCGGACGGCGCTTCCTCGGCATGTACCTGCCGCGCGGGCGGCAGCTGGGCCCGGTTGCGGCCGTGTGGATCCTCAGCCTGCTGGTCCTGATCTTCGAACGGGACCTCGGCACCTCGCTGATCTTCTTCGGCCTGTTCGTGATCATGCTCTACGTCGCCACCGAGCGCACCAGCTGGGTGGTGTTCGGCGTCGTCATGTTCGCCATCGGAGCCTTCGTCGTCGGTTCCTTCGAACCGCACGTCCACGGCCGTGTCGTCGCCTGGCTGCACCCGATGGACATCTTCCTCCCGCCCGACAAGCGCCCGCCGGGGCTGATCTCCGACCAGGCCGCCCAGGCCCTGTTCAGCTTCGGCTCGGGCGGCATCCTCGGCAGCGGGCTCGGCGAGGGGCATCCGGAACTCATCGGCTTCGCCGGACGCAGCGACTTCATCCTCACCACGGTCGGCGAGGAACTCGGGCTGACCGGTGTGACGGTCGTCATCCTGCTCTACGCGCTGCTCGCCGAGCGCGGCCTGCGCACGGCCCTGACCGTCACCGACCCGTTCGGCAAGCTGCTCGCCGGCGGCTTGGCCTCGGCGCTCGTCCTCCAGGTCTTCGTCGTCGTGGGCGGTGTCACGGGGCTCATCCCGCTCACCGGCAAGGCTCTGCCCTTCCTCGCCCAGGGCGGCTCGTCCATGGTCGCCAACTGGCTGCTGGTCGCCGTCCTGATCAAGGTCAGCGACACCGCCCGCCGACCGCCGCCGGCCCCGGCCACGGACGTCAGCGCCGCCGAGACCCAGTTCGTCCGGCCGTGA
- a CDS encoding B3/B4 domain-containing protein translates to MRFRHADTIWATFPGLASAALYATGVDARVDTAPRAAEYTARALDRLAGSTEGECPEVLAWRRTFSRLGVKPTQYRCASESLLRRLRKEGTLPRIHPLVDLCNALSVAYAIPVAVLDVDRVAWPLLEVRPAGGDETYTAFGGGVEHPAPGEVTFVDSAGRAHARRWTHRQSGHSAVGEHTRRVLVVAEAMHEGGGTIVPELLKAVEEEITAHWGAGTETAVLTASAPDFVFGD, encoded by the coding sequence ATGCGATTCCGGCACGCGGACACCATCTGGGCCACGTTCCCCGGACTGGCCTCAGCCGCGCTGTACGCCACCGGCGTCGACGCCCGCGTGGACACCGCGCCGCGCGCCGCCGAGTACACCGCCCGCGCCCTGGACCGGCTGGCCGGCAGCACCGAGGGCGAATGTCCCGAAGTGCTGGCCTGGCGGCGGACGTTCAGCCGGCTGGGCGTGAAACCGACGCAGTACCGGTGTGCCTCGGAGTCACTGCTGCGGCGGCTCCGGAAGGAGGGCACGCTGCCGCGCATCCATCCCCTGGTCGACCTGTGCAACGCGCTGTCGGTGGCGTACGCGATCCCGGTGGCCGTCCTCGACGTCGACCGGGTCGCCTGGCCGCTGCTGGAGGTGCGGCCGGCCGGCGGCGACGAGACGTACACGGCGTTCGGCGGGGGCGTCGAGCATCCCGCGCCCGGTGAGGTGACCTTCGTCGACTCCGCGGGCCGGGCACACGCCCGGCGCTGGACCCATCGGCAGAGCGGCCACTCGGCGGTCGGGGAGCACACCCGCCGCGTGCTGGTGGTGGCGGAGGCCATGCACGAGGGCGGCGGGACGATCGTGCCCGAGCTGCTGAAGGCGGTGGAGGAGGAGATCACGGCGCACTGGGGAGCCGGCACGGAGACGGCCGTACTCACCGCGTCCGCACCGGACTTCGTCTTCGGCGACTGA
- a CDS encoding serine hydrolase domain-containing protein, with product MAIPLLKPMVRGRTGIRRRTGLAAAATAVVLAAAPVAAAPVASAQTRPLVAPQAPPLAPHRCGTHDALRRSVHHLVTHDRIAGAAVLVDDAVGDVRCARWSVTDGVADLRTGRPMNTTDRLRIGSVTKTFTATVVLQLAAERRLSLDTPVERYLPGLIRGSGYDGRRITVRQILRHTSGLPDYLDAPAWEHPERLRYRHFEPREIVAQALRLPHPKQSWHYATTNYVIAGLIVQAVTGHSPETEITRRIIAPLGLHDTYWPGDDPRLQGPHSHSYFTADDGRRTDGTSWNMTFGGTGGALVSTPADLNRFATALFGGRLLPAAQLAQMRRTVAADPDRLWPGARYGLGLISSPLSCGGTWWGHAGTVPGGHRALVAVGPGGRSVAVALNEIPATLRAELDFLDVVDKALCERGTSERTPL from the coding sequence ATGGCCATCCCCCTTCTGAAACCCATGGTCCGCGGGCGTACCGGAATCCGCAGGCGTACCGGCCTCGCGGCCGCCGCGACGGCCGTCGTACTGGCCGCCGCACCCGTGGCCGCCGCACCCGTGGCATCCGCACAGACGCGGCCCCTGGTGGCACCGCAGGCCCCGCCGTTGGCACCCCACCGGTGCGGCACACATGACGCCTTACGCCGGTCCGTGCACCACCTGGTCACGCACGACCGGATCGCCGGTGCCGCGGTCCTCGTCGACGACGCCGTCGGGGACGTGCGGTGTGCGCGCTGGTCCGTGACGGACGGAGTGGCCGACCTTCGCACCGGCCGCCCGATGAACACCACCGACCGGCTGCGCATCGGCAGCGTCACCAAGACCTTCACCGCGACAGTCGTCCTGCAACTAGCCGCCGAGCGGCGCCTGTCCCTGGACACGCCGGTCGAGCGTTACCTGCCCGGCCTGATCCGCGGGTCCGGGTACGACGGCCGCCGGATCACCGTACGGCAGATCCTGCGGCACACCAGCGGACTCCCCGACTACCTGGACGCACCCGCATGGGAGCACCCCGAGCGGTTGCGGTACCGGCATTTCGAGCCACGCGAAATCGTCGCCCAGGCTCTCCGGTTGCCGCACCCGAAGCAGAGCTGGCACTACGCGACCACCAACTACGTCATAGCCGGGCTGATCGTGCAGGCGGTCACCGGCCACTCCCCGGAGACGGAGATCACCCGGCGCATCATCGCGCCGCTCGGGCTGCACGACACGTACTGGCCCGGAGACGACCCCCGCCTCCAAGGGCCGCATTCCCACAGCTACTTCACCGCCGACGACGGCCGCCGTACCGACGGCACCAGCTGGAACATGACCTTCGGCGGGACCGGCGGGGCCCTGGTGTCCACTCCGGCCGACCTGAACCGGTTCGCCACCGCCCTGTTCGGCGGCCGGCTGCTGCCCGCGGCTCAACTCGCCCAGATGCGGCGGACCGTGGCGGCCGACCCCGACCGGCTCTGGCCCGGCGCCCGTTACGGGCTCGGGCTGATCTCCTCGCCCCTGTCCTGCGGCGGCACCTGGTGGGGCCACGCGGGCACGGTGCCCGGCGGCCACCGGGCGCTGGTCGCCGTCGGCCCCGGCGGCCGGAGCGTCGCCGTGGCCCTGAACGAGATACCGGCCACGCTCCGGGCCGAACTGGACTTCCTCGACGTCGTCGACAAGGCCCTCTGCGAGCGGGGCACGTCGGAAAGGACACCTCTGTGA